The Betta splendens chromosome 2, fBetSpl5.4, whole genome shotgun sequence nucleotide sequence AGGCGCTGTTTACAGGAGCGATGAGGCGCCCGCGGAGTTAGCGCCTCCGCTAGCGGACAGGAAGTGGCGCTCCTGACCTCCTCCACGCGTCCACCCGCGAATgaggaaaggaaacaaaagcTTGTTTGTCTGGTTGTGGGGTTGTGGCTGCAGACGTAGCCTTCTAAGGAAGCGAACTACTCAGGGCCCAGACTCGTCGCGAGTCTGTGCGTcgctgtgacctggagaacgaCCTGCACGAATGTTACTGATGATGTCAAATGACTTTAGATATTTTGGATGAAGATGATATTTGTACAAAGTCTtgttgaaatgtgatctgagtGTATTTTTCAACCCTTCTATGCATCATCAGAGTGATAAAGAACAGTGGGGCTTTATCTGaggatacagtatgtgaactcGTTAAAACTTGGCCTCGCTCGTTATCCTGCTCTTTTTGTTaatgttttcatctgttttctttAAAAACGCCTTCACTGCGACACCCTTCCTTCCTTAGGTTTTGGTTGGTCAGCTTTGCACTCAGTCGTgtttgttctctgtgtttgttttaaaggtccatgcacacgcttttctTCCATGCCaaataatgcaaaaaaataaaccttgatgtctcaataaggtgtctgtaacctTTAATGCCAAAAGGCTCTGTAGacttgtgttttaagctctcgtccacatgCTCTGTTTTAGGGCTGTGTCGCAAGCCAAGTTGATCACCACACCCCTTCGAGGAAGCGCACAGCCGTGATCCGCCacggggatcaaaagtcacggtcactgaatccactgtaacagcgaaactggctgcctcgtcctcgtagtggagttaaACCATATGTttaatccaaaatctgactcgtAGTCGAATGGGGGGCTTTTGAAGTGGTTGCACTTCAAatgatcatactgctgttaaatgtacattcctttgctccagaggtgagcaacaactcttctacgaGGCAgatgtgtgtccacagcctccagtggcatcagtttgagaagcagcctcctcgcgtttcggtagctgggatgcgtcagcctgtataaaaaaaaggtcacgtttacagctacagtagctgattagataagcaacacatatgttagacttagatagaacttgccataacccaaattcacaggtctaatTGGGCTAcgacacacacacgacaggctcggtagtaactagaaacacagctgactctcacatcTTGCAGTTGTAGCCAAATTGcatggcagcaccttgcaacactgtctctgtAGCTGTTTGCgtcaactgttctagcaattagcattccttgcACATgagggaagctagattatacacaaaaaaacatctggAGTACATACGTATCAATCATGCATcgagcatgtacttacgtttggggaagcagcaagtggatcacgtcttgtaggaacggagcccttcttcaacctcaagcccagtagTAAATttaccctcgttttcaaagcagacggaggtgaaatggtgtcagGACCTGTGCCagcaccggtccatttacaataaaattaatccataaagttctcctttgttgctccgctggtaaaaaTGAAAGTctgcgatgctggttggaacaaccagcaaacacaaacaactttgtgaaccctaatggccccatgtcagttcgtgtcacggtgagtgactgaaacataatgttgcaggtacatttaggggtccaggtttgtctgtgtgGGGCCGGCGCTGGTTCTCGAAGTAGACCGTCTGCCAAATTTGAACCCGATGGCTCCTGGACCAGGTTGGATATAGTCGCTAAATCTGAAATAGGCAGGAAGTGTACTTCTACCACACCAgcagtgtcttaacatgaaccagggatTGAAAtgaatgtaccagaatgtccaaaaggTGAATGTGCAGGGACCTGATGACCACATTCAAACGACGAGCAGATGTGCGTGAGCTGAACGGTGTTAAATGACCCAGATGTTCCTCCGGAGGTCAAGATCTGATCGCTGCTACTGGATTTTGGCATCAAAGTTTTAACacggtttaaaaaaaatcatcaggTGATGTGGAACCTCTGGaacagcagcggcggcttcTGACGGCCGACCCCGGGGCAGCGGCCGACCCCGGGGCGTGCTGGCTGAGCTGGCTCCTCCTACGGTCCCACGGTCTCACTGTGACGCGTGTGCGGCCCGTTCGACCCGTTTCACGAGTGCGCCAGTCGTGATTGGAGTCGTGAGTGACAGCGGTAACTCCGGTCCCCGCGCTCGGGAATTTATAacgagttgtgtgtgtgtgtgcgggcgcgcgcgcgcggtcGCGCGCATCCCTATCAAAAGAAGGAAGCTCTCCGCCCAACTCCAGCCTCCTGGCGATTTCGTGGCTTCCTTCGACGAAACAAGGTGGAAGCGAAAGTCGAGCGAGGGCCGCGAGCGCTGCGCGTTCGTCTCCCCCGGAAAGACTCTGACCACGGGCGGCGGCGACGGACGTGAAGTGAGACGCTCGTCTGCGAACTTCGGGAGCGCGTTCCGGGATCGGGATGAGCGCGACGTGCGGGACGTGCCTCCGCGCGGCTCTGCTGCTCGGCGGCTGCCTCTTCCTGAGCGCCGCGTCCCGCGCAGGTAGGAGGCGACGCTCGGTTTGGCCCCGCGTTGACGCCGAGTCCCGCCGCGTTCACCGGGACGACCCTGTTCGCCGTGAACCCGGTGCCGACGGCGGTGTTTCCCGGCATTGACGTCACGGGCCGCGTTGGGTAACACGTCATTTAGGAGCACCTCGCTGGTCCCTGTGTGACTTAAGTCTGCCAGGAAACTGGGAATAAAGGGAATAACGCGTGGAGGGAATGGCAGGATGTACTGTGTGATATACTGGAATGTCAGGGAAACCGTGTGAACGTAACGCTCCTTAGAGACCAAGTTTCTAGTCTATTCTGTATGAGGAcatctttctttttcctgctcAGCATTCGGATGCACTCAACAACAACCCTTTTTTTTCCCTATATAAAAGAACACATGTAACTTGTTaatgcagtcacacacaccacaacaggCCCAGCAAGATAGTTTAAATGTCTGCCAGCAGCTCGTCACTCGCGGCGTGTGGGTGTTTTTGGGCCGACACTCATCgcctctcctctttcttttaCCCAAGGCAAAATCTCACCGCCGCGGAACCTCTCGCTTACGTGGCTCAGTGAGTTCGAGCCGCACTTGTCCTGGGCGCCGCCGGAGCACTCGATGGAGGACTGTGAATATAGAGTCAGGTTCCATAGCAGAGAGGTGCGTGTGTTCAGGAGAAGGCGATGCCGTGCACATCTGTATATATGGAAAACGGGTGAACAGGCgattgtgtgcttgtgtgcgggTAGGTCACAGTAAAGACCAACACCTGGACCTCCTGGGTTGTGATGGACAGAGGGTTCCTGCCCCTCTCTGTTACCACCGAATGCAACGGGCGCCCCAGCGAGCCGGCCGCGCGCGACGTCCGGAACCCAGGTACGGCGCCGCCCGGGGCCTCCGTGCGCCCGTGCGCCAGCGGGCGCTTCTCACCACTGTTCACTCCTCCTCAGAGCTGGTGAAGAGCTGGCGCTGCTACATCCGTTCCCGGGACCGGTCCTACTGCTCCTGGGAGCCGGCGGCCGACGCGCCCCACGCCCGCTTCTACTACCGGTACGCGTCGCCTCGGCCGACCCGCGCGCAAAGCAGTAGTAGCGTTTTGTCAGCGAGATGAGCAAGATGATCGAGAAACCCTGTCTCTTGCACAGTAACGGTGACTAAGCCGCATTGCAATATTTCCTAATACAGTTCATGTTGGTTAAAACTTAACCAGGCACAATTCTTTCCTTTTAATGGCTCCGTTTTACTAAATTGGCTTCAGTACAGCGGCCATGTTTGGAAATGTGCCAAGAAAGGGTCTATTCTTAAAGTCCTGACTAGGACCGAACTAACATCTGCATCAAAGTCTGTCAAGATGTGCAAAAtcctttttattaaattatttttcactagtatttattttaaattcccGGGTTTTAGTTCAACGTGAGAGCGTATTGATTTTGCTGAATAACAGGGAAAATGTCACACAGCAGTGAGCGACTCACCAGCCTCAGTTTACACCTAAAGCAGCTGGTTGGCTGTAGTCAGGACCAAAGCACCCGTTTCCAGCAGTAACACAATGATCATGTTTACGAACCCCCCAGATTAGACTCAGCCTGATGGTCACTCGCTCGGCGGTTCTGCAGGGCCGAGGTCCGGTCCTCGTACCCACAGACCACCAGGCGCCTGCTTCTTCCCAAAACAGTTCTTGCATAGTTTGCAGCTCTGCTCGGGGTCATTGTCCTGATGGAGGAGGAAATTAGCTCATGAGCTAATTTCTTGTGTGTTAAGAGGCTTTtgagatgtgttttgtgttgtttcatgTTTCAATTTTAAATCTAACCCCCCCTCATGCAGTTTACAGAAACAGGGCCCCGACAGCGGTGCCGGTGACTCTTCGTCCCTACGCGAGTGCGGGACGTACCGTTACCACGACGACGGGACGCGCGGCTGCGAGATCGAGGCGGGCGACCCCTACAGAATCTACATCGTGGTCAACGCGACCCAGAACGGCTCCAGCGTGTGGAACACCTTCCAGAAGGCGCTGTTCACTGAAGGTAGTGATGACACGCGTTTGGGTCTGgggctctgctgcttcctgccacGTTATCATTGTGATGCGAGGCCGTCTGGATGCTCGTGTCTGCCTGCGGGGGCCTGGACCCTGCTTTCTGCGTCTGAACTGGGTCGACCTTTGTCTCCGTCTCCACAGTGAGACCCGCTGCGCTCAACTGGACGGTCCATAAAACCCAGGACTGGTTCCACATCTCCTGGAGTCCTCCTGACGTCTTCAATGAGGAGGAGGCGTTCTTATGGACGTACTGGATTAATTACACAGAGTGTGGCAACACAACGGTAGGAGACGTCTGGACAGTAGTGTCTGTAAATGTGGGCCTGTGGGTCCTGGGTTTTAGTTCCTGCAGTTCATAGACGCCGGCTAAACTAAAACGAGCCCGATGGAATGTAGTAACCAAACAAGCTTGTGTTTACTTTGACTCATAGAAACGCTCCATGTTTATCCCCGAGGTCTAAAATCACGAATGCGTTCCAGTGCATTTCCACAgggttcactgtgtgtgtgtgtgtgtgtgtgtgtgtgtgtgtgtgtgtgtgtgtgtgtgtgtgtgtgtgtgtgtgtgtgtgtgtgtgtgtgtgtgtgtgtgtgtgtgttgctttcttAGAAGCTAGAAGTGCACCAAACCCAGCATCGCCTGAGGCGGGAGCCCCGCTGTCCGTATCGCATCAGGATCAAAGCCCACAGCGAGAGGGGGGAGTCTCCGTGGAGCGACGAGGAGCGCTTCGGTACGGCCGCTCGCCGCTCTCGGCCCGTCCTGACGCGGGCGCTGTAGAGGTGTGACCCCGTTGCTGTTTTCCCCCCACAGACGCCGACCCGAGCCCGGCCGTGTACGCCGCCGTCGTCGTCCCGCTGCTGTTCGCCTGCGTGGCCGCCCTGGTGTGCGCGTGCTGCAGGAGGTACGCGCCCTTAGGCTCCACCCCCCGCTGACGTTGCCTCCGCTTTGTGCTTTGTTCTCTGACGTTCACCTCTCGCTTGGCAGGAACAAAGAAAACCTGTTCCCCAAAATCCCGCAGCCTCGGGACCTGCTCAGCGACATCgtcgacaacaacaacaaggtgACTGTCCTGATCGTCCTGAGCTCCGAAACGTAAACGAAAGTTTAAAAACCCCTGTTAAATCCAACCTGAGGTCACTGTGTCCTGCCTTTTTTCCAGAGCCCTGTTTGCAACATGTACGTCCCcgccgtggaggaggagagctgtaAAATCACTCTAGTGATCGATCCCCAAGTCAACAAGCATGACCGCTGAGGCCTCCGGATGCTGGGACACCGCACACCCTTATATATGTGATGCGTTCAGGAGCGTCCAGCCTGTAAATAAGGAAGGGGGCGTCGCACTGGGAACTCTGAAGTCCAGCGCTTCCTTTTCTGGAGATGCAGACGCACATTTGAAAAGGGAAATTTAAAAGTGATGAAGTGTTTGAATGTAATTTATTGGCCCGCTGTTCCTGAGTGCTGCAGATGTGGACGAAGCGCGCTGGATGCCGCGTGGAGTCCTGGGTCGACGCCCAGCGGCGTCGCGTTCAGGGAACTTCGACGCTCGTTTCAGAGTTTTACGAGAATTCTATTTTATAACTACTGGCCGTCAGATGAATGCTGGAGGTTGCTCAGCCtttgtgaggatgtgaggactccctgtttgtctcttttctgTATAGCTGTAAATGAGTTGTTCGGCGCTGGTGCACAATTGGATTCCTGAGCTGTTACTGCAGTATTAACGTTTGCCCGTGACGATCCGGCGTGAACGCGGTTCGCCCCACTTTGGTGATGCAGTATTTGCAGGCGCTCTGGTTTCCTGATCAGCTGGGCTGGTTTTAGGCCCGGCGGTCCTGCTCGTCTGTGCCATCGGCTCTTTGGATGTAGGCTTCTGATGGCGTGCActttttcttcctgtctccAGTAGCAGCTCTGTCGTTCCCAGCGAGTCCGTGAAAAGGACATCTTGTTTTCGTTTGTTGAAATCGTGCTTCTTCTGTTTAATGCCGCGGCTTACGGTCTCCTTCGTACAGCTAATGCTTCAGACAGCTGtggtctgctgttgtttttctatagCTTTTTAAGGGCgagatcatgtttttttttattacagcctGTTTCAATCATTCTGTCTGTGACTAGCTCATTCCTTATTTGTCCATGGTTACTGTATTTGAACAGTGAGCACAAGgcagaaacatgtttgtttcataGTTAAGTCAGTGATTAGCTTCAGCTGATTATTAAAACAAGGGCATGGTTCCCAATTCACTATTTAAAGGAGTTTCTCGAGAAAGACGCGACTGACGCATCCTGTAGTCATTTAGGAGCGTTAGTGGGTCTTCTGTGTATTTTCCATTCCTTTTACAGCCAACTTCTTATTGGGTTTTGAGAGTTTCAGGAGCAACAACGTTAGACCACATAGCAGTTCATCCAAAACACAGGTGCTTTATGTCAGGCCCACTGCCTCAGTATCGCCTCTAGTGGCGAACAGTGGAAATACGCAAATCATTTCACCCACAGTAAAATATTGGAAGAATCCTGGAGCTCCGACGAGGGCTAAGCTGCCTAATGCTACATAAGGGGAAGTCATTATATATGTCATGTGATTATAGGTTATAGTTAGATAGTTTAATTATCAAGAGGGATGTTAACCCTGACATTGTCTGCAGTCAGGGAATACATTCAGCGCACAGGGATGATGTAGGCTGCTCTTTAGTTTAGCACAGTGTTGATATAATAGTCATAGTTTTTATATAACCCccaaaacaacaggaaaaacaacTAAAAGGCCTGAACCAAACGCATTTGGAGAATTGCTGCAGCCTTATCGTCGCTGTACTGTGAAACATGTGTTTATACATTCAGaggaaaatattttaataaatatacattttgtatgtaCATCTGCAATTTAATCATACATTTGCACTTatatttgcatttatatttctTTCTATTTTGTCGAGTTTTGAATCTAACTGCTTTATACATATAGTGTAGGGTTAACTTACTGTATTTACAAATGTAGTTCCCATCATGTTGAACAGTATTCGGTTTACCAGTGTTTGGTAAAATGTGCAGGGATATTTTTGTCACAAATATGATTTGTCTGATATGATGGCAGTTTTATAAATGTATCATTTACTAATAGAGTTTAAAAGCTGATAATACGCTTGTGATCAGTGCACAATAAAAGGCTACACTTTGAGATTTACAGTCTTtgtactgtgtttgttttgaatcACATCgtgttctgttttttgtgaAAACCCGTTTGGTGGTTTTCTTCTTCCTGACTATGTTTTCCTAATCAGTAGATAACTTCTCTGTCCATTTTCTTGATTTTGAAACCACATTGTTATTACTGCTAAAATTAAAGAGTCATCCTGTAATCCATAGTATAAACAGGGAAAAAATAAGTGTACATGAAATCAAGGCACTAGTGTTAATAGAACACCTTCAATCTGACAATTTTCCAGTGTCACAATAGAAACAATGCACAGACAGATAAAGAATAAATTAAGAAAGAAATTTCTCCTGAAGCATATGTCTCACATTAGCAATTCTAAGGATCCAGTTTTAAGGCAGTCAAAGAGCGTCTCTGGGAAACTAGCACAATCCATAGAAACAAAAGTGAAATAGTTTTCTAAGAAATAAGTTGCTTTGAGTAAAAAATGCCTACTTGCTCTTGCAGTGTAGTTTCATTtcctctgtccacacacacacacgcaattaCAAAAAAGTTGACCAGACTAGAAAATGTCACAATAGGTTCAACCTTACTCTTAATCTGTTGCTACCAACAAGACAAGACATAAAATTTGCTTAGAATTAGTAAATGATGTGAAATTAGAAATGGCAGCGCGCAAAGATAACCATAAATGCATCTCACTGTCAGAACATTAAATTGTGGACAGACTCAGCTACAGGGCACAAAAAACATCTATGTTCTACTTGTGTGTCCTTGACATAGAAAGTGTGCAAGGAGACTGTGGACGGCATGAAATTAATGATGGTGTCACACTGTGGAGAAGAGCATGTGATCCGGGCGGAGGTGCATAATTGGATGTCTGATGCAATCTCAGTGTAACCTTACCACGTTCTTACATAGCTACAGTGTGAATCCTGCACCAATTCTATATGTGGCTGTTTGTTATAGAaggtaaataaaataacaaaaaaaatctgCCTTTTTATTCTGTTGTCTCTAGATTTAagtatgttttatatttgtctGAAACCATGTGTGTTGCCTATGATTAATAAGTCTTGTATTAATTCGATTGTATAATAAAATCCGTTTTCTCTCCCACACCCAGACTAATCTGATAAATATTATAGCATAAAGCTACCCGGGCTCCACTGCGGCGCCATTGTGGCTCTGCTCTTCTtatttaagttaagttaagtttcAATATatcctcatttcctgttttgtcccTTCAAAATTAAAGCATCGCCTTCCAGTACAGCTACCaggacttttatttttccactCGCTCTCCTAACATCCTGTTGTGTGCTAGCTAAGTGACGCATCTTAGTTGGTAGGTTTGTGTGGCAGCAGCGCCCTCTGGTGGTGCTACTCGGCGCAGCAAACATGTCGGCTCagactggtcctgatgctgcggGGATGTAGAGCAGCGATACGAGAGGATGTAAGCTATCTAAAGCACACCAGCCCCCTCCATCCTTGGCGcagtctctgtggcgcaatggaaTAGCGCGCTGGACTTCTAATCCAGAGGCTCCGGGTTCGAGTCCCGGCAGAGATGAGTCACTCTGTGTGCCACACGGTAGACCTGCGGCTTTTTTGTTGCGAAAAcgctttattgtgttttattatgaTGGGAGAGTAGCGTTGTGTAATCCGCGCAGCGTTGTTATTTATagggaagaaaacaaaaaccctCTCATGACACTTTTCTGTACTTGTACTTAgtttaatatgaatatgtgtCTCTTTGAAGTATCTAAATTGAGAAAGGTTTACTCATGTAAGTCAACTGGTTCTACACTGATCTTTTACTAGGACTGTAATACATTTATATGCAGTCCTAATACACGTACTAACATTTACTCATCGTTTGTTATTCTGtttctatatacagtacaactacATGTATAGAACTGGCGTTTAATTTTACAGAAATTAGCTTCCCACTCATCCAGGCTGTAATACACAGCATATCTGTCTCAAACCACCAAACATAAACCCATCCTTCATAACACTAAACTGATTTGACTACAGTCTGTCCCGATGGTAGTACTGGACAGTTCTAAATAAAAGTGATGATCTCAAATAGTTCCCATCTCTCATCTGGATTGCACGTGAATCCCGCCAGTGACGGGGGATATTTTTGGGATCCTTGCTCCAGTTGTGCTCGGAGCATCGTGAGGGTCGCTCTGGGTCGTGGCCGCCAGGGGGCGCTCCAGCACCAGGGAAGCTCAAAGGACGAGAGTGCACCGGCTCAACGTGGAGACCTACTGGGCTGTGACAGCTCCAGTATCAAGGGAAACATTCCCCAAATCTGTAGCTTACATTATGTGACAGCAATGAGGACACGGTCTGACGGTGACACGTTGGCTGTCTCCCGCTGCGGACGTAgctgtatttttaaaaatctgaatATTCCTGCAACACGGGCTCGAAAACACAGCGTTACTTGAAATGTGAGTGTCGTACTGCGTGGCCTTATTTGTATAATGCTAATTAGTGAACTGGGGAGCGTTTACGTTTTCATTTTTAGAAAGTCATCCGCATCGTATGAATTATAAAACGATGTGCATCGCCTTTAGGTAGACAGGTATTGTAGGCCTTTCTAAAATTACTTCAATACCCAATAGACCCTGTGAACAGCGGAAACTAGTAAGTCCCGACCGCAGCGAATGTGTCAGAATGATGCCTCTCTAAGCTGGTTTATTataattgataataataatattataatttcTTCAT carries:
- the il13ra1 gene encoding interleukin-13 receptor subunit alpha-1; amino-acid sequence: MSATCGTCLRAALLLGGCLFLSAASRAGKISPPRNLSLTWLSEFEPHLSWAPPEHSMEDCEYRVRFHSREVTVKTNTWTSWVVMDRGFLPLSVTTECNGRPSEPAARDVRNPELVKSWRCYIRSRDRSYCSWEPAADAPHARFYYRLQKQGPDSGAGDSSSLRECGTYRYHDDGTRGCEIEAGDPYRIYIVVNATQNGSSVWNTFQKALFTEVRPAALNWTVHKTQDWFHISWSPPDVFNEEEAFLWTYWINYTECGNTTKLEVHQTQHRLRREPRCPYRIRIKAHSERGESPWSDEERFDADPSPAVYAAVVVPLLFACVAALVCACCRRNKENLFPKIPQPRDLLSDIVDNNNKSPVCNMYVPAVEEESCKITLVIDPQVNKHDR